A window of Candidatus Bathyarchaeia archaeon genomic DNA:
CAACACTAACAATTGCCATTAAAAAAGAAGGGTTAAAACATAGACTAAGACTCCTAATTTTAAAATGTAGTAGTGTAGTCAGTACTAGTAACAAACATATTAGGAAACGTAATTAATTACCACGTCACACCAAAATACCCTATGGGATACACGGTTGTGCCGCTAAGCCCCGGCAATCTGATACTCAAGTAACAGTTGGATAGTTTTTTCATCCAAGGTTTCGCGCGAAACCTTTTCTAGGCTGATGCTTGAGTATCACCTGCGCCTTTCCCTATACGTCTTCTTTATGCGCTTGAGTTCCGTTTCGAATGATAGGATTGCCTTCAGTAGGGCTATGTCCTTAGGCTTCAGGTCTAGGCTGGCTTCATTATATGTTTTGATTCCCAGCTTGTGGATTGTGTAGGCTGCTACGGCGTCCACTATGCTCTGGCTTAGGCTTATTCCAGCCGCCTTTGCAATCCCATACACCTTGCGCATGAGCCTGCCGGCATACTCAGCAGCCACATGATTGCCACGCAGCCCGCATCTATCCAGAACCGTGCTTATTCTCGAAAGCATGCGCTTAAGCGGGTCAGGCTCGCCTCCGCCGGCCTCGGAGCGGAGCCTCAGAACCCTAGCCGATCCGCCTGCCCCCTCCGTCCAAGTATCCGCTCCAAGTCCCGACTGGTCAGGCTTGAGCCCAGGTTTCTTCCGAACGCAAGGCTGCACTCAGGGTTCCAGTGGGCCTCGTAGTGTCCGCCGGCTCCGTCCTTATCGCCCGGATCATCGAACTCCGGGAACGGTATGCGGGCCTCCTCGATTTCCTCCAGCCAGACCAATCCGCATTTCGCGCATACAACCTCCCCATTCGAGTGTATGAGGCTGCCGCCGCACTCAAGGCACAGGCCCAGCTGAGCCGCCAGCTCGGACAGCTGGTCGCGGCTTAGCCTCTCAAACATAAGCTTTAATAGGGCTGTGCCTGTGAGCGCGCTCATACTACAGCCTCCCCCTCCAAACAGCGTATAGGAACGCTGCTAGAGCGATTATCAGGGCCAGCAAGGACCCCCACTTTTTAGCGGCATCCATGCCCCGCAGCCCCCCGCTAACCGTGAAGGAGACTAGGCCCTGGCTCGTTAACTCGGCTCCGAGGGGCCGGCTGCATACACCACGACTGGCACGGCTATATCGTCTGCGGTTGCGTTAGCTGGAACCCTCAATTTAACGCTAATATAGGCTCTTCCAACGCTGCTCTCTGGGCTGCTTGTGAAGGCCCGCGGCAGGCGCTCCTCAACCCTGAACCAATCCGCGCATGACTTAAACTCAACCCTTATGATCAGAATGCTGGAGCCGCTGAACTCAACCGGGATCTGGAAGATCTTCTCCGCGCCGGCCTCCACTACGCCTAAGCTAACGGCTTCAACCCTAATCGCCGCGGCTGGAAGGCCTGAGACGTGAATCGGCCAGAAGACCTTAACAGCGGATTCAGCCGGCAGACCGCATATTTCGAGGCAGCCCCTAACCCCGAAATACGTCCAATTAGAATGCGGCTGATCGTTAACCGTAACCCTCAGGGGCGGCTCCGTGCAGTTAAATATAGCGCAGCACCCCTCAGTCTTGAGGGCCAGAACCCTGACATCGCCGAACCATTGGGCCTCCGCTATCATATGATCGCCCTCAACCGTGAAGGGTCCAACCCGCACAGAAAACTTAGCCCAGCATGGAAAAGCCTGAAAAAGCCAAAGCAGAATTACAATCAACAAGATTATGGAAAGACTTTGGTGCGGGGAAAGAGATTTATTCCCCTCTTCTGACAAAGTTTTATTTTGGTATATTGGGTCTATACGCGGGGGTGTCCGAGTGGACAGCCTTGTCCAGACAAGTTTGTACCCCCGCGTGAGGTTGGGAACATCTCTTCTCTAAGCATTTTAATGAACGTTTCCTTGATTAGTTTCTTCCTCTCCTCCTCCATTTCCTTGCTTGTGATAACGGTTCTATGCGGCTTGATTATAGCCCTCTTAAGCATCTCCCTATCTACATCAAATCCCTTGCTCTTTATAAAGTCTTCCAGTAGGGCTATGAATTGCTCGTCTGGCGTTGGCCTGGGCTTAATTCTCAGGTCCGCCGCCGCATATATGCTTCTCAGGAAGTCAACGCCCTTCATCTCCACGGTTTTATCGTAGGGGCTTCGGACATGCCCCATCATGTACTCAACGTAGATTGTCTTCACGCCCTTGGCCTCAAGCTGGGTTTTAAAGAACTTCCTTAAGCTATGCGCCCTGAGTTCATAGCGCCTCTTTCCCCTTCCATTGAGCAAACCAGCCTTGCGGTAGAGCTCGTGGACTATGTCGCGGAGCCTATCAGTCGTTATGCCTGGGGGTATGAGCCCCCTTTTAATGTATGAGGCTGCAAGCCTCTCGTTCCTCACGATTGGAGATTCATCAACTATTTCCTCAGGCGGAATCTTTCTGGTTCCCATCCTACGCATGCTGAGATAATCATTTAAGGCATCCACGGCCTCCTTAGCTAAGAAAGTGTCGTAATTAGAGTACTGCCCCTTTGTTATCTGAGCTTCAACGTGAACGTGGACTGGTATAATCCCGCGCTCCAGATCCTCTTTAACATGTCGATACTTCAGCCTGACAAGCGTGGAGGGCCTGAATCCCCCAAGAGCCATGAACGTGATAATAACCTTTCCCTGGAGGTCGGCAACCTCAAGTAGGCGCTGCAGTTCTTCCTGAGTTGGAGGACGATCGTTAAACGTGGGCGCGCGCCTAATGTTTTTCCTAACCACGGGGAGCAGCTTAACCCCATCAATAAAGTTGGCGTGATAGAAGCATTTTAGAGCCTTGTAGACGTTTAGGATTGTTCCATCGCTCATCCCGGAGCTACGCGTCTCCGTGATAAACCAATGGATCCTCTTGTTTACGTCCTCGCTCCTCGCTTCTTCAATAAGCTGGTCTGGAGATAATCCAGCCCCACTCAGAGTAGCGTTTAATCCAATAGGAGTATGTTTCAAGGGTCCGCGCGGCCCTCACGGCTGCAGCCATATTCATCATTGCGCTTGATGACAGGACAAAAGAGGCGAGTTCAGGAGACTTTGAGCATAATGCCTCAATAACCTTGCCCGCTAAATCGGAAATGAACTTTGGTGATGGAGTGAAGCCTATACAGTTGGAGGCCGGAGGGGCTACAGGTGTTACCTGCGGGTTCTTCAGCCTCCAGTAAGCGCCCCTCTCGATTTGGACGTAAATCTTACCGCTAACGTTATCCAAAACTATCTCGTACTGCCCAGTTTTCTTTAAAACTATGGGTCCGGTAATTGCCGCTTGTTCCACGGCTTCAAGCATGTTTACAATTCTTACATGTAAAGAATGTAAGGAGTAAGATATTTAAGATTTTCCCTACAAAACTTAAATGTAGGAGGAAAAACGGATTGCAAAAAACTCTTGGAGCGGCTAAAATAAGCACGAAGGGGCAGGTTACAATCCCAGCTGAAGCGAGGAGAAGATTTAACCTCAACGCGGGCGATCTGGTCCTCTTCATTGAGGAGGATGGCAAACTCATTTTGAAGAAGGGGTAGCTACTCAACCCTAACATTCCGCATCTCCAGGATATCGCTTTTTAGGATGACGAGGCCGGATTCGAAGGAAAACTCGCTTTTATCCGCGCCCTTATCCCACAGTATCCACAGGGCCTTATCGCTCTCCTTAACGATCCAGCCTACCGTCTCGCGGACGATTGGGGATAGGAGGCTGTGTTTGCTATTGCGGAAGAGAACATGGTCTAGATATCGGATATATACGAGCCGCTTTAGCCCATTATCTTTATCCATCAGTCCACCTCCAGTCTCCGCTTGGATCAAGCGCCAGTTTCCCCTCTTTGAGCAACATTTTGAAGAGTGAATCCGCTTCTCCACGGCTTAGGCCGAGACTCATGACAGCATTTAGGAACTTCGAAGCAGCCCTAAAAATACTCATCTTTTAACGAATTTTACGCCTTTAGGCGTGAAGCTGTAGCCGTCTTTATCGCTTCGAAGCAGCCCTAAACCCTTAAGAATATTAACTTTCCGCGTAATCGTCTTCTCGTCTGTCTCCAAAAATGCTGCCAGCTCGTCTCGCTTAGCTTTGCCGTGCTTGACAATGTAGTCAATTATTCGGAATATGTAGCTGTCCTGTAATGTCCCGCCCCTTAGCTTTATATCTGATTGCATCTCCTCCATTAGTGCCTTATTTATGGCTGAAAACTCCTCATCGCTTAGATTTCTTAACGTTCGTTGAACCTCCGCGTATTTGTCTAGCTCGATGTCACGGGCGCAAAAGTCGAGCCATTCATACGCGAGTTTGTAATGTCTTTCAGAGGGCTCTAATTCACCCTCAAGGAGCGCAAAGCTGTAGGCGATAACAGCCAGCTTGTATGGAATATTCCTTAATAATAATGGTATATCTTCCACCCCGTAGCGTTTCTCAAGCTCTTTGCTCAGCTCCATGATCTTAGGCCAAAGATCGCTTGGAATCCTGTACGTGATTTCTTGGCTTAAGTTCCATCTGAGAATTGTTCTTGCAGCATCAAGTACCCTTTTATCGTCTTCGGTTAGGCTGTAAACGGTTGAGTCATAGCGGACGTCTATTGGAATTCCATAAGTGTAGATTGCAAAGGCGAATCGCGCTAAGAACTTGCTGTCGAAAATCTTTAATGCCACGCATTTATAAACAAGCTCATCGAAGGGTTGAGCTGGGTTGTTGAGTATTTTTAGCCGGCACCTTGCCCACAGCTCCATGTTCTTAATACCGGCTATCGTGCATATCCCATCCCTTCTACTCTCGATCTGCTCGTCTAAGGCGTGTGGAGGTATATTATCAATAATAATGAAGCTTAAATCCGCGCTTGGAAGGGCGCCTTTCTTCGCAACCCAACCTATTCCCTCAACCTTCTCTAAACCAACCGTCAGGCCCGCCTCGGTTTTACGCCCCCGTAGATATTTGCCGGCTCCCAGCCAGTTGATTAGGAACCTCGCCCTCTGGCTCTTATAATTGGTGCTGGGCCCCAGCTCCCCAGTAGT
This region includes:
- a CDS encoding site-specific integrase → MKHTPIGLNATLSGAGLSPDQLIEEARSEDVNKRIHWFITETRSSGMSDGTILNVYKALKCFYHANFIDGVKLLPVVRKNIRRAPTFNDRPPTQEELQRLLEVADLQGKVIITFMALGGFRPSTLVRLKYRHVKEDLERGIIPVHVHVEAQITKGQYSNYDTFLAKEAVDALNDYLSMRRMGTRKIPPEEIVDESPIVRNERLAASYIKRGLIPPGITTDRLRDIVHELYRKAGLLNGRGKRRYELRAHSLRKFFKTQLEAKGVKTIYVEYMMGHVRSPYDKTVEMKGVDFLRSIYAAADLRIKPRPTPDEQFIALLEDFIKSKGFDVDREMLKRAIIKPHRTVITSKEMEEERKKLIKETFIKMLREEMFPTSRGGTNLSGQGCPLGHPRV
- a CDS encoding AbrB/MazE/SpoVT family DNA-binding domain-containing protein, with product MQKTLGAAKISTKGQVTIPAEARRRFNLNAGDLVLFIEEDGKLILKKG